The following DNA comes from Enterobacter sp. SA187.
CGTCGTTGTCGTGGCGCTGCAACAGCCGGAAATAGCTGGCGCGATCGAAAATTTCCAGCTGCCAGGTGGCGTTACCGGTGGTGACGAGGCGCGCCCGGCCGCTGAGCGTCAGATTAAGGTAATCCACATCGCGTAACAGCGTACGCGTCGACACGCCTGCCCGCCGCGCCAGTTCCGCCAGCGTCAGCGGCTGGTTTTCCAGATGTTCCAGCACGGCAAGCTGGCGTTCGTTGAGCATCAGGCGTTCTCAGTGAAAATCCGCCAGCGCGCGGACGGTTTCGGCATTCAGCGATAACAGCAGATCGCGCACCAGCGTCAGGGTGGCGGCGTAATCCCGCGCGGATATCATGCCGCTGGTGGCATGCAGATAGCGCGTCGGCAGACAGAGCGCCACCACGGGCCGCCCGCCGCCCATCACGTTATAGCGTCCGCCGTCCGTCGCTCCGGTTTTCATGGTGCAGCACTGAAGCGGCGTATTGCTGCGCATCGCGCTCGCTTTTACTGCCTGCACCAGTTTCTGGTTCGGAAAATAGCGCTTATCGAACAGCATCATCGCCGGGCCATCCCCCAGCCGCAGCGGGTATTTGATGCTGTCGATCCCCGGCACATCTCCCGCCACGGCGGTATCCAGAACGATCACCACATCCGGTTTGATGCATTCTGCCGAGGTTTGCGCCCCGCGCAGGCCAACCTCTTCTTCGACGCTGCCGACGCCGTACAGCGTGATGTCCGGGTTATTCACGCAGGCCAGCAGTTCCGCCATCAGCGCGCAGCCCGCGCGGTTATCCAGCGCTTTGCCGACGATTTTGTCCTCGCCCCAGCGGGCGAAATTCGCCTCCGGGCAGATAAAATCGCCAATGGCGATGCCGCGGCTTTTTACCTCATTGCCGCTTGCCGCTCCGATATCAATGAACATCTCGTCAAAGGTCAGCGGCTGCTGCTTCTGTTTTTCAGAGAGCGCGTGGGGGGCGACGGAGCCGATCACGCCGGGGATTTTCTCGCCGTGGCGGGTGCGGATGGTGACGCGATGATTGAGCATCGACTGGCTCCACCAGCTGCCGATAGTGTCGAAGCGGATAAATCCCTGCTCGCTGATATGGGTCACCATAAAACCGACTTCATCCATATGGCCGACCACCGCCACTTTCGGGCCGCGCGTGCCTTTGCGGGCGATCAGGCTGCCCAGCCCGTCAAAGGCGATGTCATCGACGTGGGGCGTCAGCGCGGCGATCAGTAGCTGCCGCACTTCCTGCTCATCGCCGCTGACGGCGCTGGCTTCGCACAGGTTTTTCAGTAATTCAGTGTTCACGGGCAACCTCCTGTCGCGCGGCTTTACGTTTCAGCCACAATCCTTTCAATAAAATGATCAGCACGATATTCAGCATCAACCCGCATCCCAGCACCAGGTAAAAGGAGCCCGCCGGAGACATCAGGCCAATCAGCGGATCAAACACCCCCAGCCCCGGCGCGAGGCGTTGCAGCCCGAAGCCGATCACCAGCATGCCGGTAATGCCGCCGGAGATCGTATTGGCAGTAATCATCGGCAGCGGCGCGGCCAGCGCATAGGGAATGGCCGGTTCGGTGGCGACGGTGGCGCCCACCACGATGGCGCTACTGGCGGCGGCTTTTTCCTGCGTGGTAAACAGTTTTGGCGCGAGATAAGTGGCAATGCCCGCCGCGACGGGCGGCATCAGCGCCACCACGCCGACTATGGCGTACCAGTCATAAATGTGTTTTTCCAGCAGCGAAAAGCAGAAGAACCACGCGGTTTTGTTGATCGGCCCGCCCATGTCGAACGCCAGCATCGCGCCCACCAGAAAGGCCGCGCCAAGCTTCATCGACGGCGGAATGGTATTCAGGAAATGCAGCAGGCCGCCCATGATGTCGGACATCACCGGGCCGACCACGTAATAGGTCAGCACGCCGAAAACCAGCAGCGTGATGAAAGGGATAAGCATTGAGCCGAGCAGCGGCTGTAACGCCTTGCCGAGCTTAACTTTGCGGAACCACAGTACGAAATAGCCTATCGCCAGCCCCAGCACCACCGCGCCGAGAAAACCCGCGCCGGACTGCGTGCCCAGCAGGCCTTTATCATTCGCCAGATAGCAGACCAGAAACGCGGGGGCGAAGGCGGGTTTGTCGGCGATAGAGGCGGCGATATAGGCCCCCATCACCGGGATCATAAAGGTAAAGCCCAGATAGCCGATGGATTCCACCACCCAGGTAAAAGAGGGTGCGCCTTTCGCCATATCGGTATAGGGCAGCCCCATCTGCACCAGCATATTAGCGATGGCGACCAGAATACCGCCGCCGATCACAAAGGGCAGCGCGGCAGAAACACCCGCCATCAGGTGGCTCATCACGCTGCCCTGCTGCACCTCCTGTTTGCCAAGCTTCACGCTGCTATCCGCTTCGAAAAGCTGCGATTGCGCCGGTAAGTCGGTAAAGATCTGGTCGATATTTTTGAGCGCCTGCGAGATAGGGATCTGGTACACCCGCTTGCCCGCGAAGCGCGCACGATCGTCGGCGCTCAGGCCGCGTCCGGTGGCAATAATGACGTAATCCGCCGCGCGAATAGCCTCATCGCTGAGACGGTTTTCCACGCCGCTGGCACCCTGGGTCTCCACCTGCATACTGTGGCCAAGGGCGCGGGCTTTCTGCTCCAGCGCTTCCGCCACCATGTATGTGTGCGCAATCCCGGCAGGGCAGTTGGTGATCGCCACCAGGCGTAACGATGTCTCCATGGAAGGCTCCTTATTCACCCAGGGTCTGATTAAGCAGCGTGAGGATCTGGCTGCTGTCGCCCTGTTTGAGCTGTGCGATAAAATCCGCGTGAATGAGTTTGCGGCACAGGGTGCCGATCATTTTCACCTGATCCTCTTCCCCAGCCTGCGGCACGCCGAGGCAAATCCAGCAGTTTACGGGTTCGTCATCGCTGGCCTGCCAGTCGACGCCCTGCGCTTTGCGGGCAAAGAGCACGAAAGGCCGCGTGACGCAGGCGCTTTTGCCGTGCGGCACTGCAATGCCCGCGCCAAAGCCCGTGGAGTGCATTTTTTCGCGCAGCAGCAGGGTTTGTAAAAAGGCGTTGCGATCGGTGATAACTCCCTGTTTTTCGGCCATATCCGCCAGCGCTTTCAGCACCGAATAGGCGCTGTTGCCGCTGATGTTGAGGTTGATGCAGTCTGCGGTGAGGTGCGCCATCTTTTCACTCCGTTGATCTCGTTCACCTGATTGTAAGGGGCCGCGGGCAGGGCGCTGAGCGGAGATATGTCCGCCGGGCATGACATATTTCATGCAGCAAAAAGGTAAATTTGCGGGAAGGGGCACAGTTTATTTATCCGTTCGCTGATCACAGAGATTATTAATTTCCCGAATAGTTACTGCTTCCTTTAATTAGCCCGACCATATTAAAAATAAATAATTGCCGGAGCAGTCTGATAAATAACTTAGTATTTATTTAGCTGTCATATGAGTTATCGCCGGGCAGTATTGCAATTTTACGGCTTATGTTATCCCGCTCACGATCCTTATATTGTAAGCGTTTACATCAGCATGGTGCGGGCATACTATTTTTCGCGCCTGTATTGATAATATTACGGAACAGGAATAGTGGTAAGTATATTCATTAATTCTATGCTTCGTTTTAATCAATAAATAAAAAATATTATTCATCGCAAATATCCATTACCTCACGGCGTTGCTTATTACAGCAACACCGAACTCTACTTTATTTCAAGGAATGCAAATAATGAAGAAAACACTCCTGGCAGTGGCGATAGGGTTAAGTATGGTTGCGGGTTCGGGCTGGGCAAAAACCAGCACCAGCAGTATTGAAGCGCGTTTACAGCAGCTTGAAGAACGTCTGGCGGCAGCGGAAAACCGCGCGGCGGCGGCAGAAAGCCAGGTGCAGCAATTAAAAACGCAGCAGGCGGCGGAAATTAACGAACTTAAAGCGGCGCAGGGCAACACGCCGGTAAACGGCCAACAACCGGCGGAGGATCTGAAAAACAATGCCGCCACGCCGAACCTGGTGCTGTCCGGCTATGGCGATATCAAAGTTTACGGCGACGTGGAATTCAACATGGATGCCGAAAGTAAACATGGCCTGGTGGCGATGACCAATGCCAACGTCAACGATCCCACCAATGAACAATGGGACCTGAATGGCCGTATTCTGGTGGGTTTTGACGGCATGCGGAAAATGGATAACGGCTATTTCGCCGGTTTCTCCGCCCAGCCGCTGGCAGACATGACCGGCTCCATGGATCTTGATGACGCCGTTTTCTTCTTTGGTCAGGAAAATGACTGGAAAGTGAAGGTCGGGCGCTTCGAAGCCTTCGACATGTTCCCGCTCAATCAGGATACCTTTGTTGAGCATTCCGGTAATACCGCCAACGACCTCTACGACGACACCAGCGGCTACATCTATATGATGAAAGAGGGTCGCGGACGTTCCGATGCGGGCGGTAGCTTTATGATGAGCAAGCAGATCGACAACTGGTATTTCGAGCTGAACACGCTGCTGGAAGATGGCACCTCGCTGTATAACGATGATGGTGACGGCAGGCTCTATCATGGCCGTGAAATGGAACAGCAGAAAAACGTCGCCTATCTGCGCCCGGTGATTGCCTGGTCGCAGGATGAACTTACCTTTGCGGCAGCCGTGGAAACCAACGTGGTGAATAACGCCTACGGTTACACTAATAGCCAGGGTGAATTTGTCGATCAGTCTGACCGCACCGGTTATGGTCTGCGTATGGCCTGGGACGGGCTGAAAACCGATCCGGAAAACGGCGTGGTGGTGAACCTGACCAGCGCCTACATGGACGCCACGGATGAACAGGACTTCAGCGCCGGGATCAACGCCCTGTGGAAACGCTTCGAGCTGGGTTATGTCTATGCCCATAACAAAATCACCGATTATGACGGCGTGATCGGCGACGATGACAACTTCGTCCTTGATGAAGGCAC
Coding sequences within:
- a CDS encoding aminopeptidase — encoded protein: MNTELLKNLCEASAVSGDEQEVRQLLIAALTPHVDDIAFDGLGSLIARKGTRGPKVAVVGHMDEVGFMVTHISEQGFIRFDTIGSWWSQSMLNHRVTIRTRHGEKIPGVIGSVAPHALSEKQKQQPLTFDEMFIDIGAASGNEVKSRGIAIGDFICPEANFARWGEDKIVGKALDNRAGCALMAELLACVNNPDITLYGVGSVEEEVGLRGAQTSAECIKPDVVIVLDTAVAGDVPGIDSIKYPLRLGDGPAMMLFDKRYFPNQKLVQAVKASAMRSNTPLQCCTMKTGATDGGRYNVMGGGRPVVALCLPTRYLHATSGMISARDYAATLTLVRDLLLSLNAETVRALADFH
- a CDS encoding PTS fructose-like transporter subunit IIBC — protein: METSLRLVAITNCPAGIAHTYMVAEALEQKARALGHSMQVETQGASGVENRLSDEAIRAADYVIIATGRGLSADDRARFAGKRVYQIPISQALKNIDQIFTDLPAQSQLFEADSSVKLGKQEVQQGSVMSHLMAGVSAALPFVIGGGILVAIANMLVQMGLPYTDMAKGAPSFTWVVESIGYLGFTFMIPVMGAYIAASIADKPAFAPAFLVCYLANDKGLLGTQSGAGFLGAVVLGLAIGYFVLWFRKVKLGKALQPLLGSMLIPFITLLVFGVLTYYVVGPVMSDIMGGLLHFLNTIPPSMKLGAAFLVGAMLAFDMGGPINKTAWFFCFSLLEKHIYDWYAIVGVVALMPPVAAGIATYLAPKLFTTQEKAAASSAIVVGATVATEPAIPYALAAPLPMITANTISGGITGMLVIGFGLQRLAPGLGVFDPLIGLMSPAGSFYLVLGCGLMLNIVLIILLKGLWLKRKAARQEVAREH
- a CDS encoding PTS fructose transporter subunit IIA codes for the protein MAHLTADCINLNISGNSAYSVLKALADMAEKQGVITDRNAFLQTLLLREKMHSTGFGAGIAVPHGKSACVTRPFVLFARKAQGVDWQASDDEPVNCWICLGVPQAGEEDQVKMIGTLCRKLIHADFIAQLKQGDSSQILTLLNQTLGE
- a CDS encoding carbohydrate porin is translated as MKKTLLAVAIGLSMVAGSGWAKTSTSSIEARLQQLEERLAAAENRAAAAESQVQQLKTQQAAEINELKAAQGNTPVNGQQPAEDLKNNAATPNLVLSGYGDIKVYGDVEFNMDAESKHGLVAMTNANVNDPTNEQWDLNGRILVGFDGMRKMDNGYFAGFSAQPLADMTGSMDLDDAVFFFGQENDWKVKVGRFEAFDMFPLNQDTFVEHSGNTANDLYDDTSGYIYMMKEGRGRSDAGGSFMMSKQIDNWYFELNTLLEDGTSLYNDDGDGRLYHGREMEQQKNVAYLRPVIAWSQDELTFAAAVETNVVNNAYGYTNSQGEFVDQSDRTGYGLRMAWDGLKTDPENGVVVNLTSAYMDATDEQDFSAGINALWKRFELGYVYAHNKITDYDGVIGDDDNFVLDEGTYDIHTIFASYQIPNVMNMKNFNIYLGTYYSILDSDTVDNSSNNDDDRYGARVRFKYYF